One window of candidate division WOR-3 bacterium genomic DNA carries:
- a CDS encoding DUF433 domain-containing protein has protein sequence MNMNPLLERISVDPNVCFGKPCIRGHRIWVSLILDMLAGGMSTPEILKEYPTLEELDIRAAIAYGAEMSRDRYVPVGAPSGQ, from the coding sequence ATGAATATGAACCCGCTGCTTGAGCGAATCTCCGTCGACCCCAACGTCTGCTTCGGCAAGCCCTGCATCCGCGGCCACCGCATCTGGGTATCTCTCATACTGGACATGCTTGCCGGCGGCATGAGCACTCCGGAGATTCTGAAGGAATACCCGACCCTTGAGGAACTCGATATCCGTGCCGCCATCGCCTACGGCGCCGAGATGTCCAGAGACCGGTACGTGCCCGTCGGGGCGCCCTCCGGCCAGTGA